Proteins from one Sabethes cyaneus chromosome 2, idSabCyanKW18_F2, whole genome shotgun sequence genomic window:
- the LOC128735908 gene encoding uncharacterized protein LOC128735908, producing the protein MYRQVKIHPNDSPLQRILWRFNETGPIQVYELQTVTYGLTPSSFLATRVIKQLVDDFGEKYPLASPAVMNDFYMDDFLSGSDSVQNAKLLQNEAQSLMAEGGFELRKWSSNRADVLCNLPTEAIEKQSTLHFDKEPMIKTLGVAWETRTDKLFVEVRVVPKNPQAWTKRNIFSAIAQLYDPLGLISPVIMRAKICMQQLWLTSINWDEPAPHEIKTKWEEFYTQLPLLQDFKVSRCILASEPTMPQLHIFCDASENGYGACIYARSMNHDGQPYVQLIASKSRVAPVKQKISLPRLELCAAELGAKLYAKISTALRMEGVSCWFWSDSTVTLHWIAASPNTWQTFVGNRVAKIQLLTHCGNWNHVKGTDNPADLVSRGMMPKDFTAVSAFWLHGPAWLREKESLWQDCLKPPTPAEEILERRQTTLIVQPNTSANPLFERYSSFWRLLRITAYLRRFINRCRSRKCEHQPFISTSEIQEAKETLVKVVQHETFKEEIQHLMQNHPLPSKSTINNVHPILDSKGVLRVGGRLNLSNESYYTKHPMILPPKHQLARLITTHFHINCLHSGPRMTLATMRREFWPVHGKVLANHICRNCITCFRHNPVPVTQPQGQLPKARTMPSKPFFVSGVDYCGPFNLKPAHRRAASQRVFIAVFVCFATKAVHLEVVCDFSTDAFIAALRRFTARRGMPAEIYSDNGPNFQGAKNTLTAMHQMLGNKQHQRVIVDECCKHGIVWRFIPPRAPNFGGLWEAAVKTTKSSLSKVIGCRQLTYEDMATVLCQIEANMNKRPLTPLSDDPTELDVLTPGHFLTSGPLLNLPDPEYTEIPTNRLRHYQQLQQLVQHHWQRWRKEYLTALNQQWQKCGSPTDIRPGQMVLLQEDGKSSVSWPLARIESVHPGEDGIVRVATVRTKNGTYRRPICRLFPLPVDQQLITAPDEIA; encoded by the coding sequence ATGTACCGGCAGGTTAAAATTCATCCTAACGATTCCCCTCTGCAACGTATTCTTTGGCGGTTCAACGAAACGGGCCCAATTCAAGTATACGAGCTTCAGACGGTAACGTATGGTTTAACACCATCGTCATTTCTCGCTACTCGAGTCATAAAACAGTTAGTCGACGATTTCGGAGAAAAATATCCACTTGCTAGCCCAGCCGTGATGAACGATTTTTATATGGATGATTTTTTGTCGGGATCAGACTCTGTACAAAATGCTAAACTACTACAAAACGAGGCTCAATCTTTGATGGCTGAAGgtggttttgaattgagaaaGTGGAGCTCTAATCGTGCCGATGTTTTATGTAACCTACCCACCGAAGCAATTGAGAAACAATCTACACTGCACTTCGATAAAGAACCTATGATTAAAACACTAGGAGTGGCATGGGAAACAAGAACAGATAAGTTATTTGTCGAAGTACGAGTAGTTCCTAAAAACCCACAGGCATGGACTAAGAGAAATATATTTTCTGCAATCGCGCAACTTTATGATCCTCTCGGACTTATTTCTCCGGTAATAATGCGGGCGAAAATCTGCATGCAGCAATTGTGGTTAACCTCTATCAATTGGGATGAACCTGCCCCGCacgaaatcaaaacaaaatggGAGGAATTTTACACACAGCTTCCTTTACTACAAGATTTTAAGGTTTCTCGCTGCATACTAGCCTCTGAACCAACAATGCCGCAACTACACATTTTCTGCGATGCGTCGGAGAACGGTTACGGAGCTTGTATTTACGCACGTTCGATGAACCATGACGGTCAACCTTATGTTCAACTTATCGCGTCGAAATCACGAGTAGCACCCGTTAAACAAAAGATTAGTTTACCTCGTTTAGAATTATGTgccgcagaattaggagctaaACTTTATGCCAAGATCTCGACCGCACTGAGGATGGAAGGAGTTTCTTGTTGGTTCTGGTCTGATTCAACCGTCACCTTACATTGGATTGCAGCTTCCCCAAACACCTGGCAAACGTTCGTGGGTAATCGCGTGGCTAAAATACAATTACTGACGCACTGTGGTAACTGGAACCATGTCAAGGGGACTGATAATCCAGCAGATTTGGTTTCACGAGGTATGATGCCGAAGGATTTTACTGCggtatccgctttctggcttcACGGACCAGCATGGTTAAGGGAGAAGGAGAGTTTGTGGCAAGATTGCTTGAAGCCACCCACACCAGCCGAAGAAATATTGGAGAGAAGACAAACGACCCTAATAGTACAGCCAAATACATCAGCAAATCCATTATTCGAACGCTACTCCTCGTTTTGGCGTTTGCTACGTATTACAGCCTATCTTCGACGTTTTATTAACCGTTGTCGTTCTAGGAAATGTGAGCATCAACCATTCATTTCCACTTCGGAGATACAAGAAGCAAAGGAAACTCTGGTTAAAGTAGTTCAACATGAGACATTTAAAGAAGAAATACAGCATTTAATGCAGAACCATCCCTTACCGTCAAAATCGACCATAAATAACGTACATCCCATACTCGATTCGAAGGGCGTTCTACGTGTTGGTGGCCGGTTGAATTTATCAAATGAAAGTTATTATACCAAGCACCCCATGATACTTCCTCCAAAACATCAGTTAGCTCGACTTATCACAACGCACTTCCACATAAATTGTCTCCACTCGGGACCTCGAATGACTCTTGCCACCATGCGTAGAGAATTCTGGCCGGTTCATGGAAAGGTACTCGCAAACCATATATGTCGAAATTGTATCACTTGCTTCCGTCACAACCCTGTTCCTGTAACGCAACCTCAAGGTCAGCTTCCTAAAGCACGCACAATGCCTAGCAAGCCCTTTTTTGTGAGCGGTGTGGACTACTGCGGCCCTTTTAATCTGAAACCTGCCCACCGTCGTGCAGCATCACAAAGGGTGTTCATTGCAGTTTTCGTCTGTTTTGCTACTAAGGCAGTCCACCTTGAGGTAGTGTGCGACTTTTCAACGGACGCCTTTATCGCAGCATTACGTCGTTTTACCGCCCGACGCGGCATGCCAGCGGAAATTTATTCGGACAATGGGCCAAATTTTCAAGGAGCAAAAAACACACTAACTGCAATGCATCAAATGTTGGGAAATAAGCAGCACCAGCGAGTCATCGTCGATGAGTGCTGTAAACACGGAATCGTATGGCGGTTTATCCCTCCACGGGCCCCAAACTTTGGGGGTTTGTGGGAAGCTGCCGTGAAAACAACCAAATCATCGTTAAGCAAGGTTATTGGGTGTCGGCAGCTAACGTATGAGGATATGGCTACTGTGCTATGTCAGATTGAAGCCAACATGAACAAACGACCACTTACACCTCTCTCGGATGATCCTACTGAACTAGACGTTCTAACTCCGGGTCATTTCTTAACCAGTGGACCGCTCCTAAACCTTCCTGACCCAGAATATACTGAAATACCTACAAATCGACTACGACACTATCAACAACTGCAACAGTTGGTGCAGCATCATTGGCAACGTTGGAGAAAAGAGTATTTGACGGCATTGAACCAACAGTGGCAAAAATGTGGTTCTCCAACAGATATTCGCCCTGGACAGATGGTGTTActccaagaagacggaaaatcTTCAGTTAGCTGGCCTCTCGCAAGAATAGAATCAGTCCATCCAGGTGAAGACGGTATCGTCCGCGTGGCAACGGTTCGAACAAAGAACGGAACATATAGACGACCGATTTGCCGATTATTTCCACTTCCTGTAGATCAACAACTAATAACGGCTCCAGACGAAATAGCTTaa